From a single Rosa rugosa chromosome 7, drRosRugo1.1, whole genome shotgun sequence genomic region:
- the LOC133721249 gene encoding protein CANDIDATE G-PROTEIN COUPLED RECEPTOR 2-like produces the protein MAASGPGEAVSRPLLPIPIPIPQGSNSTLGEAISGPRFYSWLGQCHGFWHNLALITSSLLFALYLAYQSRKSFSKLYHGRSYIMMAYYGCLWLVSLLNLAWCFLQAWECTPDKEMAWNVLSLFTTSGMLFLEVSLLAFLLQGNYASGLEALTRTFVISGILVGLDLLLKAIYMFGFGIPLFVDDTDHTHQMKWNLWSVHRLVLTAVYGFILFMYHSKWRERLPARPAFYNYTAIMFLMNVLAMFACGLTGNGGAGFGFWLYGATIVCYHAFYLPLLYVTFLADFFQEDDLHLENVYYSEMKDAGFFDADWE, from the exons ATGGCAGCTTCAGGTCCAGGAGAAGCTGTGTCGCGACCTCTGctcccaattccaattccaattccacaGGGCTCGAATTCAACCCTAGGCGAAGCGATTTCGGGTCCCAGATTCTACAGCTGGCTCGGCCAGTGCCATGGGTTCTGGCACAATTTGGCCCTGATCACGTCCTCGCTTCTCTTTGCTCTGTACTTGGCCTATCAATCAAGGAAGAGCTTTTCGAAGCTCTATCATGGCCGCTCGTATATTATGATGGCCTACTATGGCTGCCTCTGGCTCGTTAGCTTGCTCAATCTCGCTTGGTGCTTTCTTCAG GCATGGGAATGCACACCTGATAAAGAAATGGCATGGAATGTCTTATCTTTGTTCACAACTTCCGGAATGTTATTTTTGGAAGTAAGCTTGCTGGCATTTTTACTCCAAGGGAATTATGCAAGTGGACTGGAAGCGTTGACACGAACTTTTGTTATCTCAGGGATCCTCGTTGGTTTGGATTTACTTCTGAAG GCAATTTATATGTTTGGATTTGGAATTCCGCTGTTTGTCGACGACACTGATCATACACATCAGATGAAGTGGAACTTGTGGTCTGTCCATAGGCTAGTACTAACTGCAGTTTATGGTTTCATATTGTTCATGTACCATTCCAAGTGGAGAGAAAGACTACCCG CGAGACCTGCATTCTACAATTATACAGCTATCATGTTTCTGATGAATGTACTAGCAATGTTTGCTTGTGGACTTACGGGAAATGGAGGAGCTGGATTTGGGTTTTG GTTATATGGCGCCACTATTGTCTGTTACCATGCCTTCTATCTTCCTCTTTTATATGTAACATTTCTGGCAGACTTCTTCCAG GAGGATGATTTACATTTGGAGAATGTATATTATTCAGAGATGAAAGATGCTGGTTTCTTTGATGCTGATTGGGAGTGA
- the LOC133721581 gene encoding acyl carrier protein 1, chloroplastic-like codes for MAAITGASSISVRSRLHQNLALSRANGLKPVSLSGYGRSSLSFGLQQRSARLRISCAAKPETVDKVCQIVRKQLALPDDSAVSGESKFSALGADSLDTVEIVMGLEEEFGISVEEESAQSIATVQDAADLIEKLIEKNKA; via the exons ATGGCCGCCATCACAGGAGCTTCTTCGATCTCAGTCCGCTCTCGCCTTCATCAAAATCTT GCATTATCCAGGGCTAATGGTCTCAAGCCAGTTTCACTGTCTGGTTATGGAAGAAGTTCTCTTTCTTTCGGGTTACAGCAGCGTTCAGCACGGCTTCGGATTTCCTGCGCA GCCAAGCCAGAGACAGTGGACAAGGTGTGCCAGATAGTTAGGAAGCAACTTGCATTACCAGATGACTCTGCAGTTTCTGGAGAGTCGAAATTTTCAGCACTTGGAGCTGATTCCCTTGATACG GTTGAGATCGTGATGGGACTCGAGGAGGAATTTGGTATTAGTGTGGAAGAGGAGAGTGCTCAGAGCATTGCAACTGTTCAGGATGCTGCGGATCTTATCGAGAAACTCATCGAGAAGAACAAGGCTTAG
- the LOC133720231 gene encoding NAC domain-containing protein 71-like, protein MTVKDLPVGFKFHPTDQELLGYYLRSKVSGEPFRYEPRIKSFDLYGKTEPWDIWTEFGGPELDQSEDLYFFTKLKKMGDSASMYRARRSGSGTWKGKNKGVTVYDSKNKKIVLGTRKLFHYENNESDQNRCWIMHEYSIPPSNTSDLPHEYVLCRIRINVDRRRKLVAKKVSQNHVNNEAIDHEYELEDQTTMTQETYAELNDINPPLEDNDAFNTSTDHVSNASKSLHTSQPLPSYHPKLEVMACETNVELTDHDNVHDYPLYEDYVFNSINVGDTHRLQHQSFRTLTETLKSGSYPPYSYPSFQRSSNKVGESSAGAVAKAGQQ, encoded by the coding sequence ATGACTGTGAAGGATCTTCCAGTTGGCTTTAAGTTTCATCCAACTGACCAAGAATTGTTAGGATATTACCTTCGCAGCAAGGTTTCTGGAGAACCATTCAGGTACGAGCCGCGAATCAAAAGCTTTGATCTTTATGGCAAGACAGAGCCATGGGACATATGGACAGAGTTTGGAGGACCGGAACTAGACCAAAGTGAAGACCTCTATTTCTTTACCAAACTGAAGAAGATGGGCGACTCGGCATCTATGTATCGTGCTCGAAGGTCGGGTTCTGGGACCTGGAAAGGTAAGAACAAAGGGGTCACCGTTTATGATTCCAAGAATAAGAAGATTGTGTTAGGGACACGCAAACTGTTTCATTATGAGAATAATGAATCGGATCAAAACCGTTGTTGGATCATGCATGAGTATAGCATTCCTCCTTCAAACACTAGCGATCTTCCTCATGAATATGTGCTCTGCCGAATCCGAATCAATGTGGATAGAAGGAGAAAGTTGGTTGCAAAGAAAGTGTCCCAAAACCATGTTAATAATGAGGCCATTGATCATGAGTATGAACTGGAGGATCAGACCACTATGACTCAGGAAACCTATGCCGAGCTGAATGACATTAATCCACCATTAGAGGACAATGATGCCTTCAACACCAGCACTGATCATGTTAGCAATGCAAGCAAATCGCTTCACACATCTCAACCACTGCCATCATATCATCCTAAATTAGAGGTTATGGCATGTGAAACAAATGTGGAGCTTACTGATCATGACAATGTTCACGACTATCCGCTTTATGAGGATTATGTGTTCAACTCGATCAATGTTGGTGATACTCATCGACTGCAGCACCAGTCTTTCAGAACACTGACCGAGACACTAAAGAGTGGATCATACCCTCCATATTCTTATCCCAGCTTCCAAAGGTCCAGTAACAAAGTCGGAGAGAGCAGTGCTGGTGCTGTGGCTAAGGCCGGGCAACAATAA